A stretch of DNA from Rhinoraja longicauda isolate Sanriku21f chromosome 9, sRhiLon1.1, whole genome shotgun sequence:
cgtgttgtgtaggaaaataactgcagatgctggttcaaatcgaaggtatcacaaaatgctggagtaactcagcaggtcaggcagcatcgcaggagagaaggaatggatgacgtttcgggtcgagacccttcttcagactgaatcagactGTGATGACTGGGGAATGTCAATCATCTGGGGCGGAGACACATGTGGTCACCAGGGGCGGGGCCAGCTGCCAATCCCACGCGGCATGAACGTCGGTCGGTGCCATCATTGattgccgggccgggccgggcggctgccattggtggagcgggagcacgtggccgctggctgggtgaggtcacatgggacgctgggtgacatcaccttggccacgcacgtggctgctggctgggtgacgtcaccttgccccgtatttgggagtgaggaagttggtacCCTAGTCCCTAGCAAcctgtcacagggtcatagaatgatacagtgtgcaaacaggcccttcggcccaacttgcccacaccggccaacatgtcccggctacactagtcccacctgcccgcatttgctccatatccctccaaatctgtcctatccatgtacctgtcaacttCCTTAAACGCCTGGATAgacctagcctcaactacctcctctggtagttttttccatacacccaccaccatttgtgtgaagaagttacccctcagattcctattaaatcttttccccttcacgttgaacctttgtcctctggttctcgattcccctactctgggcaagagattctgttcaTCTAACAGATAGCGCAGCCATGGAGCTGTTAACCCAAAGCACTGGTCCTCACTTTCCATGCTGGCCAGAGTGCAATCATGAGGCCCTCAAATCAATGCTGGGCAGCTGCACCACTTGCCCCAGCCTGCCCTAAATCAATAGCAATGGGGAGCCTCCAAGAATTGAGTTATAGGCTGTTCATAGTTTCTGGAGTACCATTGGAGAACAAGGGTTTGAAGCAGGTTCCCAGCCCAGCAGCACACAGCAATGGGGAGGTGAGAGGTTGGTGCCAAATTCCTGGTGTCTCCAGCAATGCAGTGTGCAGCAGCAGGGAGGGGTGTGTTTCTCCTCATGTTCTTGGCACAGCATTGCTGACAGTCACATGTCTCTCTATATAATGTTATCATGACCCCCTTGCGTGCTTTTTCTTTCcatgcaaattgtaggaacagcacctcatatttcgcttgggcagcttacaacccagcgggtagacacaaaatgctggagtaactcagcaggcaggcagcatctctggagagagggaatgggtgacatttcgggtcgagatccttcttcagactttgtgtctacgtttgatttaaaccagcatgtgcagttctttcctgcacattacaacccagcggtatgaacattgatttctcaaatttcaagtaactcctgcattccccctcccccttgctccCCAATCCTAGTTGTCCTACCTGGTCCGCTGGTCGTATCCTtgcatccctcttgttatcatacCTTCCCCatgcattatgggctccacctttcctgaggtcatctgtagtcggccctgatttgttctggccttttctcccaTCTAGTTTAtctgcaccctcaaccccccacccacctctactttcagtctgaagaagggttccgacccaaaatatcgccacctccttttctccagagatgctgcctgaccctctgagttactccagcattttgtgtctattcccttTTTGTGCTCTTTCATTTGTGCTCTCTTTCCTGGGTACACGTCCAAAACTCCACGCAAGGTACAAGCTTGGAATGAGAATGAAGCTGGAAACTCTTCCCACAATTTGCATCAGGGAATATGGTGGATAGTcatttcagaatcagaataatgCTGCAGGGAATTGTGTACTGGGCCAAACCATCTTTCGCTACTTTATCTGTTTTATTTATCATAATGTTCGAAGAAGGAATATTTGATGGTGATTTCGCAGATACAATTTCTAAAATGATTTTTCAAAGGGAGTTCAATGAATGGTATGGTGTACCTCATTCTCACTCCTGAATTTCTAAGTCTGTCTGGAATTAGAAGGCAAGAGACAAGAGGGAATTGGAATAATTAGGTGAGTGCAGCTTCCACAACACTGAAGGGGTTGGAAGCCATCCAAATGAATGCCACATCTTTGATCTGCACACCCAGCACAGTCACCACAGGGCATCGACTGCACTTGCAGTGAGTACCTTCTACAAACTAACTGCAGCAATTTTCAAAAGCTATAAACTCCAACCTTTATAATAAACATTGTCCTTTGGAAATATCAACATTTGCAAGTTCCTCTTCCGGTCACGCACCatactgatttggaaatatattgccatttCTTAACTGTTGCTGGCACAGTTTCCTGGAATGCATTATCTAACTGCTTTGCAAAATGTACATCATAGTATCCAAATAGTAGTTTGCACCAGTTCCCCAAGGACATTCAGGGTGGGTGCTTATTTCCAATCATGCTGGACAACAGCATTAATCTATACGAGAACTGCTATCATTTTACAAAAGCCAGACTAAGCAGACTTGGTAAATCATTTATTTAGTACGGGAGTTAATTATTTGTGATCGCTGTGTGCAATATTGtaacagtcatacagcgtggatacaggtccttcagcccagtttgcccacaccggccaacatagtccagttacattagttccacctgtcggcatttggtccatatccttccaaacctgtcctatcgatgtacctgtctaactgtttcttaaacattgggatagtccctgcctcaactacctcctctggtagcttgttccatacctggGTCAttgacagcagctctactaactTGGTTATTGTACTGGCTTCTGctgaccaccttttgtgtgaaaaagttacccctcagatttctatttaatcgtttccccttcaccataaacctatgccctctggtcctcgattcacttactctgggcaacagCGCTGCCATCAATTCAACTTTTATGGGTCATTTTGCTTTTAGACACATTAAAGTTACATTGCATGGGGCTGGCCATTGCTTGGGGCTGGCCTTTGTGAACTGGGGAGTTATGATGTCACGGACATCGGCCAAGATCCTGGTGTACTCGTTGTCGGAGAAGGTCACCGAGCCGAGGTGGGGCGCAGCTAATGCGGCGTGGCGCAAGGCAATCGACTCGAACGGCTCAGAATTAACAAGATGTTGTCCTTTCACGTCGACCAGCAGGGAGTGTGCCCGGAgaaagtcggcgcccagcagcggttgTGAGACATCGACGATGCAAAAGGTCCACTTGAAGCGATAGGAGTTGAAGTTGAGCGGGATCGTGCGGACCCCGTATGTTCTGATGTTGCTGCTGTTGGCGGCGGTCAGGGGAGGCCCCTTTCCGGAATGTGTGTCGGGGGCAAAAAACTGAAGGGGGGCAAAACACCGAACTCTGCTCCCGTGTCAATGAGAAAACGCCACCCCGAATGACGATGCCAGGTGTAGAGAAGGCGATATTTTTGGCCGGCCGCAGTTGCCAGAACTGATGGCCGGCCGAGGCGTTTCCCGGATGCGTGGAGGGTGGTCGGCATCGGTGGGCCTAAGAGCCCCACCTTTGATGATAGTAGCGCACTTGTCCTTGCTGGCACCGTTTGTGGCTGACGTCACTGCCGCTCCTTCCGTAGAGGCTGGGACGGGCCGCATGACCTGCTGAGGCACCGCCGCAACCCGACTGATGGTGGCTCCACCCTGTTGTTTGGCCTGCCACAGCACATCCACACGGGCTGCCAGCCGTCGGGGGTAGGTGAAATCGTCATCTGCGAGGAGTAGGTGGATGTCCTCGAACATCTGCTCGAGGAAGACCTGTTCGAAAAGGAGGCAGGTCTTGTGTCTATCCATCAGGGCGAGCATATCGTTCATGAGCACGGACAGTGTGCGGTCGCCTCGGCCATCGGTGTGCAGGAGTTTTGCCGCCCTGTCGGCTTGAGGAGCGTTCTGATCCCTTCATACTTGTTGTCggctggtggctggcgaaggtaatcGATCAGGCGCCCAGTggtgtcctggtccagcgcactgaccacGTAGTAGTATTCGGTGAAGTCGGCAGTTATCTGGTGGATGTGGAATTGGGCTTCGGCTTGTTCAGACCAcacttggggctgtgatgtccagaaggTGGGCAGTTTGAGTGAAACTGCATTCTGCTGATCTGGGTTGTCTCCTCCAGGCATGATGAAATCCAAAAGAGGCCGTTTTGGATCATCGGGGTCACCACTGTAGAGGTTCACATGTTGTATAAACACTCCgtttaatatttaaacgatacagctcaacaattagtgcaagagggcaaggtgtgtgttaacGTGTTGATTGTGAGGTGAAGACTAGCTCCGTCGTTTGCTGCACACCGCCAGCAGACCACACAGGTCGGTGTTGATttgtcggcccagatcacggcaGGTCCACGCGAGTGCTCGAGCTTGACGAACGACGGATCGAGATcagtggctcggcccgccacagttaccaagagtaggaataaacgggtccctgtcagaatggcaggcagtattggcgagtggagtgccgcaaggttcagtgctggggccgcaactatttacaatatatattaatgatttagatgatgggagtaaaagcaacactagcaagtttgcagatgatgcaaagctgggtggcagtgtgaactgcgaagaggatgttaggaggtgcagggtgacttggacaggttgagtgagtgggcagatgcatggcagatgcagtataacttagataaatgtgaggatattCACATTGGCgggaaaaacaaggaggcagattattatctcaatggtgtcagattaggaaaaagggaagtgcaatgagaccttggtgtccttgtacaccagtcactgaaagtaaacatgcaggtacagtaggcagtgaagaaagctaatggcatgttggccttcataacgagaggatttgagtagaggagtgaagagctcctgcagttgtacagggccctggtgagaccaaatctggaatattgtgtgcagttttggtctaataatttgaggaagaacatccttgctattgaggcagtgcagcgtaggttcacgaggttaatgcctgggatggtgggacgactgacatatgaggaaagattggaaacactgggcttgtattcactggaatttagaacgataagaggggatcttatagaaacatttaaaatgataaaaggactggacaagctagatgcaggaaaaaatttcatTCAGAGGGAAATTTCTACTCAGGACCAGTTCCCTTTGCATATTTTTTGCATTGTTCAGCAGAAATATTATTAACTCGATCTCTTGAGCTCTTGGACGGTGTTTTGCCAAAAGTTCTCTGCAGGAATGTTGTGAATACAGGTCTCGTCGATTGCTTCAGTCTGACACAATGTCAACGCGATAAAGTTGATGAAGTGTCCAAGGGTTAGGATTCCACGAGATTCGCTGTTACATTGTTTATCTAAACGACAGTGCAAAAGGTCGGGTTTTATTGAATTGCAGCAATGCCTTCAGAAAATAGGAAAAACATGGTTAAAGGCCACTTGCCGTTTGTTGGGGTTTCCAGCTTTGTGGCCAAAAGGGACAATTCGGACCGAGAAAACCTGGTATCAATTGAAAGGGCAACTGCCTGGAGAAACGTAAAGCGCCCCAGAACTCAGCCCAGAGAGGTCACTATTCTGCCGACTGTGGACGAGGTTCAGGAAGCAGAGGGGCATCCACTCGAAAACATCCAAGAACCAGAAGAAATCCAAAGGCCGAATTGTAAAAAGGTTCATCTTGCTTTCCTCCCTGACAAATACGAGCCTTTGGTCGAGTGTGCGGCCGAGAGTGCGAACGAGGAGAGCGTGGCAGACAAAAAgtacaaaagaaaacaaaagctTAAAAAATGCAGGAAGGTGAGCAAAGAAAGTGTGCAGAATGTTAACCCTTTAACGTTTCGAAATCAGCATTCTGGCACCAGAGTTTTTGTTCAAGTGTCTTGGAATGATGTGTACACAAATAAATTGTTGCATTACCTCTTGGCTAAACACCTTTCCCTTAAATTGGGTGGACGAAGATGAGTTAAATGACAGGTGAGATAGTTAGATGGAACTTTTAATTCAAATATATACATTCATTAGTTAGACAAAATTCTGTACTAGTTTGGTTTCTGTGCACACTAGTGAGATTCTTTGATTTGAATGATAGATTAAGAAAATGTTTCAAAGTGTATAAAATTGAACATTTTGCATTGAACTTATCAGATTTTTGTTCTCATTCGGATCGCTAACATCCCCTTAACAACTTTATCTATTGTATTTAACGACGTGAAGAATCGGTTCCCTGGAGCCAGTGCAGACTGTAAAAAGTTTTTAAACATCCTAATCTAGAGTTTCAGTGCTTGCTAGACATTGCTAATCTCCATGATTAAACGCCCCTTCAGTTTCATTGATGTCAATGCATTCTTCATTTTCTGTATTTTAAACACTGTTACGTTTTATGCTAATTTAAGACCATATCTTTATAATTGAAGTAAAAATATAGCTGAAAGTTTTTACTTTAACCAAACACATGCTACACATGCTACAGGCagactgagtaactcagcgggtcaggcagcatctctggagagaagggatgtcaggggagtgggtgggacagagatagaatgtagtcggagaccgtaagactggtgggagaactgggaagggggaggggatggagagagagggaatgcaagggctatttgaagttagagaagtcaatgttcataccgctggggtgtaagctacccaagcaaaatatgaggtgctgttcctccaatttgcgctgggcctcactctgacaatggaggaggctcaggacagaaaggtcagattgggaatgggagggggagttaaagtgctgaacaactgggagatcaggcaggttaaggcggactgagcggaggtgtccagtgaaaccatcgccgagcctgcgcttggtctcgccgatgtacagaagttgacacctggaacagcggatagagtaaatgaggttggaagagctgcaagtgaatctctacctcgcctgaaaagactgtcggggtccttggatggagtcgatgggggaggtaaatggaccggtgttgcatctcctgcggttgcagggaaaagtacctggggtgggggtggttttggtgggaagggacgagtggaccagggagtttcagagggaacggtctccgcggaaagcagaaagggatgaagatgggaagatgtggccaatagtgggatcccgttggaggtggtgaaaatgttggacgattgtatgctgtatgtgacggctgatggggtggaaggtgatgacaagggggactctgtccttggtatgaatggggggggggggggggtggaggagcaagagtggagctgcgggatatagaggagaccctcgtGAGAGCCACTtctctgatggaagaggggaagccccgtttcctaaagaatgaggacacctccgatgtcctggtatggaacacctcacccTGGGCGCggatgcggcatagatggaggaattaggagtaTGGGATAGTCTTTacaagaagcagggtgggaagaagtgtagtctggatagttatgggagtcattataatcttccattatagattaggctctcactagggtctccttgatatcccgaatctccgctcttgctccccctcccccatccgacTACATTCGatctcccgcccactcccctgacatcagtctgaagaagggtctggacccgaaacgtcacccactcctctccagagatgctacctgttacttcagcattttgtgtctacccttgatttaaaccagcaaatgcagttctttcctacacatgctacAGGCACACAGGAAATGGCCATCCCTCCTACTTCCCAGACGCCCAGAGTGAGTGGCTGCTGGTGGGCTTGTTTAAATAAGTGATACACCCATCACCACTCTTTGGCTTGGTGGTCATTCTAAACACAGGCAATGGGACACATTAGCATCAGTCACCCCGACAATCTAGACCCCTTGTAATTTAGCATGCTGGAAAAATAAGT
This window harbors:
- the LOC144596905 gene encoding uncharacterized protein LOC144596905, which codes for MPSENRKNMVKGHLPFVGVSSFVAKRDNSDRENLVSIERATAWRNVKRPRTQPREVTILPTVDEVQEAEGHPLENIQEPEEIQRPNCKKVHLAFLPDKYEPLVECAAESANEESVADKKYKRKQKLKKCRKNVVKVLRAGWHYFILGIQEFANNYTTPYSTSFAVIAEMR